Proteins from a single region of Bradyrhizobium diazoefficiens:
- a CDS encoding metallophosphoesterase, whose amino-acid sequence MMSLARSRPPVHKPRLPEGVRIYAISDVHGCAHLLKPMLEVIDIDVVRSRPRYAIEVFMGDYIDRGPDTRATLDILVERSRRGNAVFLKGNHEAFLVRVFEDPSLFENWLSVGGTQTMMSYGLAPPDLNRSEPASILRDLIHAMPTEHLEFLDNLRLSFTCGDFFFVHAGVRPGVPLGEQTERDLLWIREEFLTSREQFSKYIVHGHTPVRSAEFLANRVNIDTGAYATGNLTLMSIQGTSMLAI is encoded by the coding sequence ATGATGTCTCTTGCCCGATCACGCCCGCCGGTTCACAAGCCCCGATTGCCGGAGGGGGTTCGGATCTACGCGATCTCGGATGTTCACGGCTGCGCTCACTTGCTCAAGCCCATGCTGGAGGTGATCGACATCGACGTGGTCCGCAGCCGGCCGCGCTATGCGATCGAGGTATTCATGGGCGACTATATCGATCGCGGCCCCGACACGCGCGCGACCCTCGACATTCTGGTCGAGCGGAGCCGCCGGGGAAATGCAGTTTTTCTCAAGGGAAACCATGAGGCGTTCTTGGTGAGGGTTTTCGAAGACCCCTCCTTGTTCGAAAACTGGCTTAGCGTCGGGGGGACCCAGACGATGATGTCATACGGGCTTGCGCCTCCAGATCTGAACCGAAGCGAGCCAGCATCAATATTGCGCGATCTCATTCACGCGATGCCCACTGAGCATCTGGAATTCCTGGACAATTTGCGGCTGAGCTTCACCTGCGGAGATTTCTTCTTCGTTCATGCCGGCGTTCGCCCTGGAGTGCCTCTAGGCGAGCAAACGGAACGCGATTTGCTCTGGATTCGCGAAGAATTTTTAACGAGCCGCGAGCAGTTCAGCAAATACATCGTGCACGGTCATACGCCGGTCCGTAGCGCCGAGTTTCTGGCGAACCGCGTCAACATCGATACCGGTGCATACGCAACAGGCAATCTCACGCTAATGAGCATTCAAGGAACAAGCATGCTCGCGATATGA
- a CDS encoding undecaprenyl-phosphate glucose phosphotransferase codes for MAVATFGTEKAYPLSPTRGTALQRPFQIVVIAADFLLILLSYVVGSTLYSLVVASTADGASFGAGLIVGLVFVALAYFQDVYATHRLLNVVWQLRKAVFIWLISLTVLAVAAFLLKSTDNLSRGTVIVFAAIGGVGLISLRFAWQLVLGTSFARTRLVDRKVVLLSLKPLDFTSSRFKDLHRNGFEVVRHFVLGVDNDGSHWERQVRDVIRQSRLADVDEYLLAIDWNELPMLRKLGQHLRAVPQPVRLLPDDSIADIVSRPFLPVSGTVAVEIQRPPLSIFERLQKRCLDLGVAIFALVILTPLLLTVAMLIKLDSPGAVIFRQSRRGFNGKPFEIWKFRTMTVCENGQTITQATKQDARVTKIGRFLRMTSIDELPQLWNVLRGDMSLVGPRPHALAHDNYYDELISKYVYRHHMKPGLTGWAQVNGLRGETPTIDLMEKRVEYDVWYVSNWSIWLDLKIMARTASAVMFQEAY; via the coding sequence ATGGCTGTTGCAACTTTTGGTACTGAAAAGGCTTATCCGCTGTCACCCACGCGTGGCACTGCCCTTCAGAGACCTTTCCAGATCGTCGTCATCGCTGCCGACTTTCTGTTGATCCTGCTGAGTTATGTCGTGGGCTCCACGCTCTACAGCCTCGTGGTCGCTTCCACGGCCGACGGCGCCTCGTTCGGCGCCGGGTTAATCGTTGGTCTGGTGTTCGTCGCGCTCGCGTACTTTCAGGACGTCTATGCCACGCATCGCCTGCTGAACGTCGTCTGGCAGCTCCGCAAGGCCGTCTTCATTTGGCTGATCTCGCTGACGGTCCTTGCCGTTGCGGCGTTCCTCTTGAAATCGACAGACAACCTGTCCCGAGGCACGGTGATCGTCTTTGCCGCAATAGGTGGCGTGGGATTGATCAGTCTCCGCTTCGCCTGGCAGCTCGTGCTCGGCACGAGCTTTGCGAGAACCCGTTTGGTCGACCGAAAAGTTGTCCTGCTGAGCTTAAAGCCGCTCGACTTCACCTCGAGCCGCTTCAAGGACTTGCACCGGAATGGTTTCGAGGTCGTCCGGCATTTCGTGTTGGGGGTCGATAACGACGGCTCCCATTGGGAACGGCAGGTCCGCGATGTCATCCGCCAGTCGCGCCTTGCGGATGTCGACGAGTACCTCCTTGCGATCGATTGGAACGAGTTGCCGATGCTTCGAAAGCTCGGCCAGCACCTTCGCGCCGTGCCGCAGCCGGTTCGTCTTCTTCCGGATGATTCGATCGCCGACATTGTCTCGCGTCCCTTTCTGCCTGTCAGCGGGACCGTGGCGGTGGAGATTCAGCGACCTCCGCTCAGCATCTTCGAGCGCTTGCAGAAGCGTTGCCTCGACCTCGGAGTGGCCATTTTCGCGCTCGTCATTCTGACACCGTTGCTGCTGACGGTCGCCATGCTGATAAAGCTCGACTCGCCGGGAGCCGTCATTTTCCGGCAGTCGCGGCGCGGGTTTAACGGCAAGCCGTTCGAGATCTGGAAATTCAGAACGATGACCGTCTGCGAGAACGGCCAGACGATCACGCAGGCAACTAAGCAAGATGCCCGCGTCACCAAGATCGGGCGCTTTCTTCGCATGACGAGTATCGACGAATTGCCGCAACTCTGGAACGTGCTACGCGGCGACATGTCCCTCGTCGGGCCCCGTCCGCACGCGCTTGCCCATGACAATTATTACGACGAGCTCATCAGCAAGTACGTCTATCGCCATCACATGAAGCCGGGCCTGACCGGCTGGGCTCAGGTGAACGGCCTTCGCGGAGAAACGCCGACCATCGATCTGATGGAAAAGCGCGTGGAATACGACGTTTGGTACGTCAGCAACTGGAGTATCTGGCTCGATCTGAAGATCATGGCGCGAACCGCGTCGGCCGTGATGTTCCAGGAGGCCTATTAG
- a CDS encoding AAA family ATPase — protein sequence MYQPREQFRSGHRFGLEFGGAVLSFERVADVLRRQWPLIATAVAASLVLVIIYLVTAPAMYTANARIMLDTRPTQVLQKDNENSNSALIDPGFVDSQVEVINSDDLLLSVVRSLHLTEDPEFRGSNPGIIAGMLGRITSLFETGEPPSQERLEHAAVGMIQKNLRVERLLTTYVLSLSYQARTPDKAVKIANAIADAYIVGALEAKYQSTKRATEWLHQRSIELSEQATASDRAVQTFKAEHNIVGTSRGLMSEQQLSDLNTQLVQARAATAEAKARLDRIQAISDQDVAQSTVTDALNNPVITRLRAQYLDLSAQYADWSKRYGKTHLAAVNLANKMDEVRKNIADELHRIADAYRSDYEIAKSREASLEKSVKDLVAQAGHTGQAEVQLRDLESAADTYRNLYNTFLEKLQSTTQNQSFPISEARLISTATKPDHKSSPRSVLALFGGLVGGLCLGLGAAFARELLSDVLRTPGEVEEELGVKCLGILPDIGPATRANAMLSTSAQTNAPELSRYVVDHPFSRFAETLRNIKVSIDVARLTREIKVVGIVSSLPKEGKTTVAANFAHLIALTGHRTVLIDGDLHTRSLTRALAPNAKTGLVEALNDPGSLGYHVQRSKETGLDFLPSVVASRMVNSADVIGSKAMGELLKVLRDHYDFIVIDLAPVMPVADSKAVSFLIDAMVYVIEWGQTTRSALQESISGSEMLQKKVLGAVLNRANPKMLKRIEAYKGKHHNSYYVEHA from the coding sequence ATGTATCAGCCTCGAGAACAGTTTCGGTCGGGACACAGGTTCGGCCTCGAATTCGGCGGCGCTGTGCTCAGTTTCGAGCGGGTGGCCGACGTCCTGCGCCGTCAGTGGCCGCTGATCGCGACAGCGGTCGCGGCTTCGCTCGTGCTGGTGATCATTTACCTTGTCACGGCTCCGGCGATGTATACGGCCAATGCCCGGATCATGCTTGATACGCGCCCGACTCAGGTTCTGCAAAAGGACAACGAGAACAGCAACAGCGCTCTGATCGACCCTGGCTTTGTCGACAGCCAGGTCGAGGTCATCAACTCGGACGACCTCCTTCTGTCGGTGGTTCGCAGTCTCCACCTGACGGAGGACCCCGAATTCAGGGGCTCCAATCCGGGAATCATCGCCGGCATGCTCGGCAGGATCACGTCCCTGTTCGAAACCGGCGAGCCGCCCTCGCAGGAACGGCTCGAACATGCCGCCGTGGGGATGATCCAGAAGAACCTCAGGGTCGAGCGCCTCCTGACGACCTATGTGCTGTCACTGAGCTATCAGGCACGAACGCCGGACAAAGCCGTCAAGATCGCCAACGCCATTGCCGATGCCTACATCGTGGGCGCGCTCGAGGCCAAATACCAGTCCACCAAGCGAGCGACCGAATGGCTGCATCAGCGAAGCATCGAGCTCAGCGAGCAAGCCACGGCCAGCGACCGCGCCGTGCAGACCTTCAAGGCCGAGCATAACATCGTCGGAACCAGTCGCGGCCTGATGTCCGAACAGCAATTGTCGGACCTCAACACGCAGCTGGTCCAAGCGCGCGCAGCGACGGCTGAGGCCAAGGCGCGCCTTGACCGGATCCAGGCGATTTCCGACCAGGATGTGGCACAATCTACGGTGACCGACGCGCTCAACAACCCGGTCATCACCCGCTTGCGCGCGCAATATCTCGATCTGTCGGCGCAATATGCCGATTGGTCAAAGCGTTACGGCAAAACGCATCTTGCGGCGGTGAACCTGGCCAACAAGATGGACGAAGTGCGCAAGAATATCGCCGACGAGCTGCATCGGATCGCTGACGCTTATCGCAGCGATTACGAGATCGCAAAAAGCCGAGAAGCATCCCTGGAGAAGAGTGTAAAGGACCTCGTGGCCCAGGCCGGTCACACCGGTCAGGCGGAAGTCCAGCTGCGCGATCTGGAAAGCGCGGCCGACACCTATCGCAATCTCTACAACACCTTCCTCGAAAAACTACAGAGCACCACGCAAAACCAGAGCTTTCCGATCAGCGAGGCGCGCCTGATCAGCACCGCGACCAAGCCCGACCACAAGAGTTCCCCGCGCTCGGTTCTGGCGCTCTTTGGCGGGCTTGTGGGCGGCCTCTGCCTAGGTCTCGGAGCCGCATTTGCGAGGGAACTGCTAAGCGACGTGTTGAGAACCCCCGGCGAGGTCGAGGAAGAGCTCGGCGTGAAATGCCTCGGTATCCTTCCGGACATTGGTCCGGCAACAAGGGCAAACGCCATGCTCTCAACTTCCGCTCAGACGAACGCTCCGGAGTTGTCGCGGTATGTCGTCGACCACCCGTTCTCGCGGTTTGCGGAAACCTTGCGCAACATCAAGGTCTCGATCGATGTCGCGCGTCTGACGCGCGAGATTAAGGTGGTCGGCATCGTGTCATCGCTGCCGAAGGAAGGAAAAACGACGGTTGCGGCGAATTTCGCTCACCTGATCGCCCTCACGGGCCACCGTACGGTCCTGATTGATGGAGACCTGCACACGCGTTCGCTGACCCGTGCGCTCGCGCCCAATGCGAAGACCGGGCTCGTCGAAGCTTTGAATGATCCGGGCAGCCTTGGCTATCACGTGCAGCGAAGCAAAGAAACGGGATTGGATTTCCTGCCGTCCGTCGTTGCGTCTCGCATGGTCAATTCGGCCGATGTCATAGGATCCAAGGCCATGGGCGAATTGCTCAAGGTATTGAGGGATCACTACGACTTCATTGTCATTGATCTTGCACCGGTGATGCCGGTAGCGGATTCCAAGGCCGTGAGCTTCCTCATTGATGCAATGGTCTATGTGATCGAGTGGGGACAGACCACGCGATCCGCTCTCCAAGAGAGCATTTCAGGATCGGAAATGCTTCAAAAGAAGGTGCTTGGCGCCGTTCTTAATCGTGCCAACCCCAAAATGCTCAAGCGTATCGAGGCCTATAAGGGCAAGCACCACAATAGCTACTACGTCGAACACGCTTGA
- a CDS encoding acyltransferase has product MTELVHREKAHVLPLDSVRGIAAISVVIHHLLLMPTFLAIFPHNAWINCSFFRSAWLLVDLFFVLSGMVMSLSYVESEFGRFSLREFMVRRLARVYPLHIVMLIANLLFRFLRIGLVTAGVVVAAPMAFEVNNAYSFLLNVLLLHSMGFIDYLSWNAPSWSISVEFYTYLVFGLVVLIAQRLRSLLWLYVLAGFLVVGSLFVIVFVLDKTSLGLQTDFGILRCFVSFFIGVLTVRIVRGLPGRPSPVVQGALQLIAMIASIVLVSLAENNPEVTFLAPLAFALFLGSLLAFPDAPLVPRMLVARPLVWLGRRSYSIYMVHALVVLFAEYFVRALGGRRILALDSMAPGLPATLNLVVSLAAVLVVSHFTYRYVEIAGGKWLRNVLGSRSGFSAAPAPSAQLTN; this is encoded by the coding sequence GTGACGGAGTTGGTTCATCGTGAAAAAGCGCATGTTCTGCCGCTCGACAGTGTCCGGGGCATTGCGGCGATCTCCGTGGTGATCCACCACCTCCTGCTCATGCCGACGTTCCTTGCAATATTTCCGCACAACGCCTGGATCAACTGTTCGTTCTTCAGAAGCGCGTGGCTGCTGGTCGATTTGTTTTTCGTTCTCAGCGGCATGGTGATGTCGCTGAGCTACGTTGAGAGCGAATTCGGGCGATTTTCTCTCCGCGAGTTCATGGTGCGGCGCTTGGCGCGGGTCTATCCGCTGCACATCGTCATGCTGATCGCGAATCTTCTATTCCGTTTTTTGCGGATCGGCCTTGTCACGGCCGGCGTGGTGGTCGCAGCGCCCATGGCGTTCGAGGTGAACAACGCCTATTCGTTTCTTCTGAACGTCCTTCTGCTGCACTCGATGGGGTTCATCGACTATCTCAGCTGGAACGCGCCGAGCTGGAGCATCAGCGTTGAATTCTACACCTATCTGGTGTTCGGCCTGGTCGTCTTGATTGCGCAGCGGCTGCGTTCGCTCTTGTGGTTATACGTCCTTGCGGGATTCCTCGTCGTCGGAAGCTTGTTTGTCATTGTCTTCGTGCTCGACAAGACGAGTTTGGGACTACAGACCGATTTCGGCATCCTGCGCTGCTTCGTGAGCTTCTTTATTGGCGTGTTGACCGTCAGGATCGTGCGCGGCCTGCCGGGCCGCCCCAGTCCGGTCGTGCAGGGCGCGCTGCAGTTGATCGCCATGATCGCGAGTATCGTGCTGGTGTCCCTGGCGGAGAACAATCCGGAGGTAACCTTTCTTGCGCCGCTGGCTTTCGCCCTCTTCCTTGGCAGTCTGCTCGCCTTTCCGGATGCGCCGCTGGTGCCACGGATGCTGGTGGCGAGGCCGCTCGTCTGGCTCGGGCGCCGATCCTATTCCATCTACATGGTTCACGCGCTTGTCGTGCTTTTCGCCGAATACTTCGTTCGCGCGCTCGGGGGGCGCCGGATCCTGGCGCTCGATTCGATGGCGCCGGGGTTGCCCGCCACGTTAAATCTTGTCGTCTCTCTGGCTGCCGTGCTGGTGGTCTCGCACTTCACGTACCGCTATGTCGAAATTGCCGGCGGCAAATGGCTTCGCAACGTGCTTGGAAGCCGGTCCGGTTTCTCAGCGGCCCCTGCGCCATCGGCGCAACTGACAAACTGA
- a CDS encoding acyltransferase, whose translation MHKRLAFIDTLRGIAVLSVLVQHVLEVIVQKHPTGAFYWPIHDVIGYYINLGRFGVVLFFFVSGFVIPFSFPKSAAPVRDFAISRFFRLYPAYWTSLVIGLVTMQVMESKVYPLSQIAANVTMLQTFVDIPNLWVFYWTLAIELLFYVGCTILFAMGLLNQRFTAVTIVAAAALVGTAAALLIESRTVSSLMEVGLNLSAMFLGKIIRDTVIGGKLRWSHVAVCTALYTIFAIALAERRFGGVYQENFFYSYSIGSAYVCAALVFIGFAAFGERLAWRPVAFVGVISYSVYLMSPFVIVSVERLLWFGDGPLGWSAFMAVIAALSILVSWTTYAWIEKPCISFGHRFRSARQKPLVLDPALSTQGAAE comes from the coding sequence ATGCATAAACGGCTCGCATTCATCGATACGTTGCGCGGCATTGCCGTGCTGTCGGTGCTGGTCCAGCACGTGCTCGAGGTCATCGTGCAGAAGCACCCGACCGGCGCGTTCTATTGGCCCATACACGACGTGATCGGCTACTACATCAACCTGGGCCGGTTCGGCGTCGTGCTGTTCTTCTTCGTCAGCGGCTTCGTCATCCCGTTCAGTTTTCCCAAGAGCGCAGCCCCGGTGCGGGATTTTGCGATCAGCCGCTTTTTCCGGCTCTATCCGGCCTATTGGACCTCGCTCGTGATTGGGCTGGTGACCATGCAGGTGATGGAGTCGAAGGTCTACCCGCTGTCGCAGATCGCGGCGAACGTGACGATGCTGCAGACCTTTGTGGACATACCCAATCTCTGGGTGTTCTACTGGACTCTCGCGATCGAGCTGCTGTTCTATGTCGGATGCACCATCCTGTTTGCAATGGGGCTGTTGAACCAGCGCTTCACCGCGGTGACGATCGTCGCTGCGGCCGCGCTGGTCGGAACCGCTGCTGCGCTGCTGATCGAGAGCAGGACGGTGTCCTCGCTAATGGAGGTCGGGCTGAACTTGTCGGCGATGTTCCTCGGCAAGATCATTCGCGACACGGTCATCGGCGGGAAGCTGCGATGGTCGCACGTGGCCGTCTGCACCGCGCTCTATACGATCTTCGCGATCGCGCTGGCCGAGCGGCGGTTCGGCGGCGTGTATCAGGAGAATTTCTTCTACAGCTATTCGATCGGATCGGCCTATGTCTGCGCGGCATTGGTGTTCATCGGCTTTGCCGCCTTCGGCGAGAGGCTGGCGTGGCGTCCGGTCGCCTTCGTCGGCGTCATCAGCTACTCCGTCTACCTGATGTCGCCATTCGTGATCGTCTCTGTCGAGCGGCTGCTCTGGTTTGGCGACGGACCGTTGGGGTGGTCGGCCTTCATGGCGGTGATCGCGGCGCTGTCGATCCTCGTCAGCTGGACGACTTACGCCTGGATCGAGAAGCCCTGCATTTCCTTCGGGCACAGGTTCCGCTCGGCGCGGCAAAAGCCGCTCGTGCTCGATCCGGCCCTCAGCACCCAAGGTGCCGCCGAGTGA
- a CDS encoding acyltransferase has translation MNKAPHQPGPAYDGSFVPAVQGLRGIAALSVLMDHFYDMPKAGMYDIPNPGFLPPLWPWLQSVINVGGHGVELFFMISGFLIPASLVRHGSLSRFFFDRVLRIMPVFVVLHLAVFTIGPMVGYKFFRGIDLSSYLAIFAANFFFVQDALGLPIAQQNAWTLTYEWAFYIWFALTFSTLRAGGKLLAAPLALLGVACLLHWPITAFFCIGMLFSATGLRFSFRGPAGLIAGLACAAAMYASLVLYHPFVGLVPGFLLFGMVLAPESGIGKALSAPALQYVGKISYSLYLVHPFVLFPLQVIGLKLVAAGVDRWLLWAAFIVLGLVMSLVASAISYELIEVRLRRLLDSATRSLLFRPLHKVEHPV, from the coding sequence GTGAACAAGGCGCCGCATCAGCCGGGTCCGGCCTATGATGGATCGTTCGTTCCAGCGGTCCAGGGGCTTCGGGGCATTGCAGCACTGAGCGTGCTGATGGATCATTTCTACGACATGCCGAAGGCAGGCATGTACGACATCCCCAATCCCGGTTTCCTGCCGCCGCTCTGGCCCTGGCTGCAGTCAGTGATCAATGTCGGCGGGCACGGTGTCGAGCTGTTCTTCATGATCAGCGGCTTCCTGATCCCGGCGAGCCTGGTGCGGCACGGCTCGCTGTCGCGGTTCTTTTTCGACCGCGTGCTGCGCATCATGCCGGTATTCGTGGTGCTGCATCTCGCCGTGTTCACGATCGGGCCTATGGTCGGTTACAAGTTCTTCCGCGGGATAGATCTGTCGAGCTACCTTGCGATCTTCGCGGCCAATTTCTTCTTCGTGCAGGACGCGCTCGGTTTGCCCATCGCCCAGCAGAATGCCTGGACGTTGACCTATGAATGGGCATTCTACATCTGGTTTGCGCTGACATTTTCGACGTTGCGCGCCGGCGGCAAGTTGCTGGCTGCGCCCTTGGCGCTGCTTGGCGTCGCGTGCCTCTTGCACTGGCCGATCACGGCGTTCTTCTGCATCGGGATGCTGTTCAGCGCCACGGGTTTGCGCTTTTCGTTTCGCGGACCCGCCGGCTTGATTGCGGGCCTGGCTTGCGCCGCCGCCATGTACGCAAGCCTAGTGCTGTATCACCCCTTCGTCGGGCTCGTTCCCGGATTCCTGCTGTTCGGTATGGTGCTCGCCCCGGAGTCGGGGATCGGCAAGGCGCTGAGCGCGCCGGCACTGCAATATGTCGGCAAGATCAGCTACAGCCTTTATCTCGTGCATCCCTTCGTACTGTTCCCGCTCCAGGTCATCGGCCTGAAGCTCGTCGCTGCCGGCGTCGATCGCTGGCTGCTGTGGGCTGCCTTCATCGTGCTCGGGCTGGTGATGTCGCTGGTTGCAAGCGCGATCAGCTATGAGCTGATTGAGGTCAGGCTGAGGCGCCTCTTGGACAGTGCGACGCGCAGCCTGTTGTTTCGGCCACTGCACAAGGTAGAGCACCCGGTCTAG
- a CDS encoding glycosyltransferase family 4 protein — protein sequence MHGTVAHKTRRLRVAIYAPHFAEYSYRLAAGLARHCDVRLVLNRKDANQQWELNDIAVAAPFETRIRDLSLRRGGALGIPASFLDVVSFRPDVIHCHEVPEIYTCRLIQLLRPLGIPLVLTVHDAIPHSEGGSGTTAREDGWRERMRAAASVVTTHGESCIAEFRRASPDFKGRTVSSMHGVLMVPPAQAAVTEPEPARILFFGRMWAYKGLDVFVNAIDMLARRGVAHEAIVAGRGPEMTRLGARMAAMPTIKAINAYISPNETGRLFQSATVVALPYKDATQSGVLASAYGNSRPVVASATGGIPDVVTDGVNGLLVPPGDVTALADALERVLTSKPLAAALTDGARQTAAGLLNWNRIAEELLGSYHALTGRTASQA from the coding sequence GTGCACGGCACGGTTGCCCACAAGACCAGACGCTTGCGTGTTGCGATCTACGCGCCGCACTTTGCGGAGTATTCGTATCGGTTGGCAGCCGGCCTGGCGCGGCACTGCGACGTCCGCCTGGTGCTCAACCGCAAGGACGCCAATCAGCAGTGGGAATTGAACGACATCGCGGTCGCGGCGCCGTTCGAGACCCGGATCCGCGATCTGAGCCTGCGCCGCGGTGGCGCGCTCGGCATTCCCGCTTCCTTCCTCGACGTCGTGTCGTTTCGTCCGGACGTAATCCATTGTCACGAAGTGCCGGAGATCTACACGTGCAGGCTGATCCAGCTGCTTCGCCCGCTCGGCATTCCCCTGGTCCTGACCGTGCATGATGCCATTCCCCACTCGGAGGGTGGCTCCGGCACCACGGCGCGCGAGGACGGCTGGCGCGAGCGGATGCGCGCCGCCGCCTCGGTTGTCACGACACACGGCGAAAGCTGCATCGCCGAGTTTCGCCGCGCCTCGCCTGACTTCAAGGGCCGGACCGTCTCCAGCATGCATGGCGTGCTCATGGTTCCCCCGGCACAAGCCGCGGTCACCGAACCCGAACCTGCACGCATCCTGTTTTTTGGGCGGATGTGGGCCTACAAGGGCCTGGATGTGTTCGTCAATGCGATCGACATGCTGGCCCGCCGTGGCGTGGCGCATGAGGCGATCGTCGCCGGCCGCGGTCCCGAGATGACGCGGCTCGGAGCGCGGATGGCGGCGATGCCGACGATCAAGGCCATCAACGCTTACATCTCGCCGAACGAGACGGGACGGCTGTTTCAATCCGCGACCGTGGTTGCCCTGCCCTACAAGGATGCAACGCAGAGCGGCGTGCTGGCGTCCGCTTACGGGAATTCTCGTCCCGTCGTCGCCAGTGCGACCGGCGGCATCCCCGATGTCGTGACGGACGGCGTCAACGGGCTGCTCGTTCCTCCCGGTGATGTCACCGCCCTGGCCGATGCTCTCGAGCGCGTGCTGACCTCGAAGCCGCTCGCTGCGGCGCTGACCGACGGCGCACGCCAGACCGCCGCTGGCCTTCTCAACTGGAATCGCATCGCCGAGGAATTGCTGGGATCCTATCACGCTCTAACCGGGCGCACCGCAAGTCAGGCGTAG
- a CDS encoding lipopolysaccharide biosynthesis protein: protein MTDLNPRYSEEIHAQRVRAGAMAAIATQIVRVGTQAGSVIILSRLLTPTDFGIFAMASPVLAFAVLFQDLGLGHATVQKDSLSQRDLTSLFWVNLSVGAGLALTLVALSPLVGAFYGEPKLAALTAGMSLTLLLSGADVQHLSLLTRQMRFWTLAVLESLAALSGLGASILMALLYHSYWAILAGSLTSGVVLAGGAWLSSGWLPSRPGSIRQSGGMLAFGLGVTGYNLAEFISRNIDSVLIGQVWGAASLGVYNRAYRLLLFPLQQITNPMIRIMLPTLSGLLNETDRYRRSYRRAVFPAYAAVLPGVAFMISTAGILVEMLLGDRWKEVTPIFIGLSVAALLQTTNSPANWLFLSQGRSREYMKWGLFVATTSVIAFVGGLPYGPVGVAAAYSISECLRTPILWWLVGRKGPVDHRDVMQSIAPHLAGAMISIAGVHLLREFMIDRLFGDLPTLLACFGFSYLLSLLVIAMFPSGRREIARYAARGLVKTRLSARFADN, encoded by the coding sequence TTGACCGACCTAAATCCACGCTATTCCGAAGAGATCCACGCGCAGCGGGTTCGCGCCGGCGCGATGGCCGCCATCGCCACTCAAATCGTGCGCGTGGGCACACAAGCCGGCTCGGTCATCATCCTCTCCCGACTTCTCACTCCGACTGATTTCGGCATTTTCGCCATGGCGTCGCCGGTGCTCGCCTTTGCTGTCTTATTTCAGGACCTCGGGCTTGGACACGCAACCGTACAGAAGGACTCCCTCAGTCAACGGGACCTTACTTCGCTGTTTTGGGTCAATCTGTCTGTCGGCGCGGGACTGGCGCTGACGCTGGTCGCGCTCTCGCCCCTCGTTGGTGCGTTTTATGGCGAGCCCAAGCTGGCAGCGCTGACCGCGGGCATGAGCCTAACGCTCCTGCTTAGCGGCGCCGACGTTCAGCATCTGTCGCTTCTCACCAGGCAGATGCGATTCTGGACGCTTGCCGTGCTCGAATCGCTGGCCGCTCTGTCCGGACTTGGAGCGTCGATCCTGATGGCTCTGCTGTATCATAGCTACTGGGCCATTCTCGCCGGCAGCCTGACATCGGGCGTCGTTCTGGCAGGTGGCGCCTGGTTGAGCTCGGGTTGGTTGCCGTCGCGTCCGGGGTCCATTCGGCAATCGGGTGGAATGCTGGCATTTGGCTTGGGTGTCACCGGCTATAATCTAGCTGAGTTTATCTCGCGCAACATCGACAGCGTTCTGATCGGGCAAGTGTGGGGCGCAGCGTCCCTCGGCGTCTATAATCGCGCCTACAGGTTGCTGCTCTTTCCTCTTCAGCAGATCACAAATCCGATGATCCGGATCATGCTTCCGACGCTGTCCGGCCTTCTGAACGAAACCGACCGCTACCGCCGATCGTATCGCCGCGCGGTCTTTCCCGCCTATGCGGCGGTCTTGCCGGGCGTCGCCTTCATGATTTCGACCGCAGGTATTCTGGTCGAAATGCTCCTTGGCGATCGATGGAAGGAGGTGACGCCGATCTTCATCGGTTTGAGCGTGGCCGCACTCCTGCAAACCACGAACAGTCCGGCGAACTGGCTGTTTCTCAGCCAAGGACGATCGCGAGAATACATGAAGTGGGGGCTTTTCGTCGCAACCACATCGGTCATCGCGTTCGTCGGCGGCTTGCCTTACGGGCCCGTGGGCGTCGCCGCGGCCTATTCAATCAGTGAGTGCCTGCGCACGCCGATCCTATGGTGGCTGGTCGGGCGCAAAGGTCCTGTCGACCATCGCGATGTCATGCAATCGATTGCTCCGCACCTCGCAGGTGCGATGATATCGATCGCGGGCGTTCACCTGCTCCGTGAATTCATGATCGATCGGCTCTTCGGCGACCTGCCGACCCTTCTGGCATGCTTTGGCTTTTCGTATCTTCTCTCTCTGCTCGTCATCGCGATGTTCCCCTCCGGGCGCCGTGAGATTGCCCGCTACGCTGCGCGCGGATTGGTCAAAACGAGACTGAGCGCGCGTTTTGCCGACAATTGA